The Fusarium oxysporum Fo47 chromosome II, complete sequence genome includes a region encoding these proteins:
- a CDS encoding ClpP/crotonase-like domain-containing protein, giving the protein MAVIEVEYSGPIAVVALNKPNKLNALTKDEFYQLARTLQEVANHDEVVATVLTGNGRFFSAGADVSVSRQMPEGTDLYRHNLTVTVASNMNLARAFYTHPKILVVALNGPVVGMAAALIAFADFIYCMRETYLLTPFASLGLISEGVSSIAFAERMGISKANEALILVKRISSNELLEAGFVNQIFNCPAESFRSEVLKEVKDRFHDGLKASSMLQIKKMIRHRSRRELDAQNVDEVFEALERNVQGIPQKEFEKLRKGQKKHKL; this is encoded by the exons ATGGCAGTGATCGAGGTTGAGTACAGTGGCCCCATTGCGGTTGTAGCGCTCAACAAACCCAACAAGTTGAACGCTTTGACCAAAGACGAGTTCTACCAGCTCGCACGCACACTTCAGGAGGTTGccaatcatgatgaagtGGTAGCGACTGTGTTGACAGGCAACGGGAGATTCTTTTCAGC CGGTGCCGACGTGTCGGTCTCGAGGCAGATGCCCGAGGGCACAGACTTGTATCGGCATAACTTGACCGTCACGGTAGCCAGCAACATGAATCTTGCGCGAGCCTTCTATACACATCCCAAGATCTTGGTAGTAGCCCTTAACGGTCCTGTGGTTGGTATGGCTGCTGCGCTGATCGCCTTCGCCGACTTTATCTATTGTATGCGGGAAACATATCTCTTGACGCCGTTTGCTAGCTTGGGCCTGATCAGCGAAGGTGTCTCGTCGATAGCTTTCGCAGAACGCATGGGAATCTCCAAAGCAAACGAAGCCCTGATTCTGGTGAAGCGCATCTCCAGCAACGAATTACTTGAGGCAGGTTTCGTGAACCAAATATTTAATTGCCCCGCCGAGTCATTCCGGAGTGAGGTGCTCAAGGAGGTTAAGGACAGGTTCCATGATGGTCTGAAGGCGTCAAGCATGTtgcagatcaagaagatgattAGACATCGATCAAGACGGGAACTAGACGCTCAGAATGTTGATGAAGTGTTTGAAGCTCTCGAGAGAAACGTTCAAGGAATTCCGCAGAAGGAGTTCGAGAAACTGCGGAAGGGGCAGAAGAAACATAAGCTGTGA